AAGAAATTTCAAGGTGAAACAGAACTCCGCTCATTGTTCCGCGCGTAGAGCGCTCATAACAGACTTGAGGTTTTTTctccaataataattttccatttgttaATATTCTTCGCGTTATTCCTGAATAAGTATTTAATAGCTCACGAAGTTCTAAGGTGATGGGAATATCTTCCTGCAAAAACCTTAAAGAATGAATTATCGTCCGACTCGATCAATttagtattaattatattgattACATGTAATTAACGATTGTCTGTATTATTTTCAGCTTCATGTCCGACGACGAAATCTTTGTGCAACGAAGACCGGGAACTCGGAGTTTACGTCACAGTTTAACCCACTCATCCCCTCCAATAAATTCAACAGATTCATCGATGAACCACCACATGAGATCGTCGTCCGAGGACGACGTTCGCGATCTTCCATCAGCCGTTGTCACGACacacggaaaaaaattgaaaacatccCTCCAGAAGCTACAACAGCAGCAGGATGAGATATTTCAATTGTAGCTAATGAACAATTTCACTGGAATGATATCAAATGACATTTGTatagtttattttaattttacaacTTATTGAGGGTCTCCAAGCGGTCCAAGCCCTGCAGTCGaatgaattttctataaaCATTTATTAAAGACTACGtgaaatttccgattttcaatCATTGTTTCAGTGTTACTATTTTGAAGGAGTAGATAACATAAATTCGTTCGTGTTTTGAAGTTTTAATGAATAGTATTgctattttaataaatattggatGAAAGTAAATGAATGtgatttcatcaatttaaCATTATTGTTTTGGCTTTTTGAGATTCAAATAATCGTTGCGTTCACGTTGCGAATGTTGAGTAAAGCGGAAGATTGATAGGATTTGTTATATAATTGTCGTGCTATGCGTTGTTAaatttaaatagaaatttataatataatttacaaaaattagacACCTCTGAAAGGAGGGAATTGGCAGCGAAGTTGCGTACAACTAATAGAACGCTCATAATCATTGCACAATGTATTCCAAAGACATTTAAATTCCTGTTAGCTACCTAGATCACCCAGAAATTAATGTCAGTAATTTTTAGTTTCACTGAATATTGCGCTTGGAAAGTCATCTGATTTGAAAACATGATTGATTTCAAATAATAGAATGCCACAAATATTTCACTAGCAAAAGTATGTtagaaaacaaattattgttaatGGATTTTCTTGTACATTTAAGCATACTTAACAACTTTTGTGGTCAATAATTCACATTCCGATATATGCAAATAAAATCCCTGCAGGGATTGTATCACTTGGAGACATGCTTAACATGACGACTTGCAAATGATGAAAGTGACAGAACAAGGAAGAACAAAGCAAGGGGAGAATATACAGAcacaaatgttattttttaatcgatctagtaaaaaaaggagacaAACGTCTATCTTTCGTTTTTActtagttttatttttctaattaattcgAAACACCACGAAGAAAATTTATACATTAGATTATATTAGTCTTAAGTAAATCGCGggacaaatttttttgtcaattaatgTTTAATTACTTATTTCCGATAgcccaaaattttttaacagcaCCACCAACTCCAGGCCCGTTGTAGGCCAAAGCTAGGAGTCCAGCCAGTGTTACAATTGACATTGTATAGAGGGCAGCGAATAATATTTTCGGGAGAAGTGGGCCCACCACAGCTGGCCTTGCGTAATCCAAAATAACTGCCTCAAGGCCCCTGAGAATTGAAAATGTGAGTTGTTATTTGGGTAGAGGAGAGGTAGAGAGCAGATTATCTCACAGATATCTTGCAAACtagatttttacaaattttctaTTGGTATGAAAAACTGATTCTTTCTGTAAAATTTCGGAAGCTTTCGAATGATTGAGCTGAAATTTCATGACATTTTATACGATATTtgctaaataatttatatgggGTTTGTTTTAAGCTTATTAGATTCGGTTCTCTATCCCTCAGCTCCTGATTTCTCCAACactcattatttaaaaaaagctGCTATTGTAATTATGCAATACCACTGCGAGGAGCATTTGCTTGTTACGTTAAAGTATTTATTTGCGTATTTTTCTTATTGAAAATGACagaggaatttaaaatttgttGTCATCAAGAAATTGTTAAACTAATTGAGTTTGTCAGCCTCTACCCTCATTATCTGTACAATAAAATACAGAATATTTATCGACTGTTAATAAAtcattgattgattgagaATACCCCCAAGATTTCCCAATCATTGTCATCGCACCCTTCAGTCGATCgtaaaatcatcaaatttctGGGCCTTAGTCCTGCTTGCCATTTTAGTCTTTACACTTACCAATGGGCGTGCATGACCAACAGAGCAGCAAAGAGCCCATCGAGGATGATATTCTGCACCATTAGCACTCCAGGGAGAAGAACAATAAAGGCAGCAGCCACAACTCTCTCCATTTGCCATAATTTCACATGATCTCCAGTGCTAGAGGCTCTCAGTTGATTGGCGAAAGGTATCAATACCTTTccgatctaaaaaaaattctcaaactttTCAATGAAGACAATGAACAACtaaattctaattaaaataaactaaGTATTACcactttattaaaaaaaaaaattcctttacCTTGCCATTTTGATTGAAAGGCCTCAGAGCGGTGACTCCGGATTTTCTCACGTTACTAACGAGCGATGAGTAGGTTTTTACTACATTTTGGAGGCTTCTTTGGCCCACGAGAATTCCTGGACTACTTGCATTGATGATTTCTGttagaaaaattgagaaactCACGCCATATAAATCGttctgagaattttttgggacgttttcattggttttttattcgataaatGTCAGGATTAATTAACTAAATCTTTGTCAACTGTCACACACATAATTCTTCAAATGTCACTGATTATTTCTGCAATTAACTGGTGAAATGAGGTCAGGTAACCTATCTGCAATCTTGTTTTCCAATGACCATCACAAAAATTGTAGGAAATGCCGAAATTTTCATGACAATCTTTTTGGTagggaaaatagaaaaatcaacGACCTTAAATCagctgaaaattttaattggtgTGGCGTTCCATATACAATAAATTACTATTAGCCATCGCTTCTTGGAATGGAAAGTTGTTTTCAAAACGTAATCCCTGGGTTATAAAACCTCAAAATTCACAATCCAACATAGACATTCCCTCCCAGCATTTTCATCAAGTAAAAAGACTTTCAGCAACTCACTGGAGATAGCTGGAACTCCCCTGGGCACCTGACACCTCGCCAAATAAGCCATGAccccggaaaattcctccgACAAACTTGTCAAGTGCAATACAATCGCGAATTATGTAAAAACCGCCATAAGATCCAGCTCCCATGCGGCTTTGATCTCCCATCACATCTCTCCGAGGTGCGTTTCCAACGAACTTTCCGCCAATCAGCGAGGACTATCGAGAGCCGCAGACTGCCTATTGGCTCCTGAGCGTCGATATTTACAGGTAATGAAAACAATCgaaaacattaaattttattttcggtATGTAGACAGCCAACGGGTGATTTTTTTCCGCAGAACTAACTCATTTTATCGTTTGTACTAGAGTTGTCCTCGTTAGTACTCTGCTCAACATGTTTCGTTAGTTTCTCATTGactatcaaataaataatgtaattaGTGACTACTGTGTGCCTTTTTTCACTTCAACCAGTAATTAGacaaatgaattaatgaacTACAAACAATTTTCTATCGATATGGAGTCAAACtactgaaaaatatcaattttgacTAATCTGTTGGCCACCCTCATggtggatttttaataatttatttaaaagttAAGGAGAAAATAACGAAACATTTTGAGCTTTGTACAAACGGGTACAAACGTAGTACAAACGATAGAATTAGTCAATTCGGAGAAAAGCAATTACCTATCGGCTGTCTACATGCGAATATCAAACGTTCGATCTTTGCGTGATTGGCCTCTTCCTTCGTTCCTCTTCAGTTGTAATGGTTATCAACTCTAGTTGCGTTGTAGGTGACGGGTTATCAGTGATTaattggagaaattaatttgggATTTGATTATGTAGGTGAAGAAATGATTCTGAAAGAGTAAAGCGAACGTTCACTGCGGTTCCTGGCGAAGGGACATGTACTGTGGGCAGGAGACGCTTACGGACCATCCGATATCGAATATGTGAGTGTTTTTGGGGGTATCATCATTGTTTTGGTGGCTGGGGGATCTTCAAGGGGTCCATGACGGTTAGAGCTTTGTTAATGGTGCGGGGGAAAGGGTAAATGTCACGAAAAATATGAGATGGAGGAGGGGATTGTTGACGTCGAGTCTTTCAGGTGTCTTGCCGTCATCAGGATGAGTaattttagtgtttttttgAGAGGGGGAGGATGCGATGCTGGATATGATTGATTTGGAGTTGTTAATCATTAGATGGATCTCGAGCGAGGGATGGGTATGGAAATTTGGAGTCTAGGATGGTTCTAATTTCTTTCCTAACCCAACAGcgttcaaaaaataatttatttcttatCGGAAATTTCATTCTGCCCAAAAAATGAGCTTTGATTTATTTGTGATTAATGTGAGAGCAGGAGACACTACAAAAAAGTGACCAAAGAAATGGTAAATAGAAAGACCTCACCCCTATAATAACTCACTGTTTTTCGTGGTTACGTAGGGGTGACTTCTGCACATTTAAGACAGGGATTTTGGTTGTAGAGGAgggaatttttgataaaaaatattctgtgatTTTCTCTTAAAACCCCTCGTTTTTAGAAAAGTCCTATATTGTGTGGACTCCATTTTGGAATTCTTGGAACGTTTGGAACTTCGAGATGATCTAATACTGACAATGCAACTGGTTTTGGGGTTCTATGTTTGTGGGGAAGGGGGGAGCTCCAGGGGTCCAAAAGGCTCGAGGCATTGTTAGTAGTGGGAGAAACTTGGGAGAGGAAAGAAGTTTGGGAAACTATttttgatgatattttttaccAGAAGTTGTGTGCTCTTTTGATCGAATTTCCAACGTTTTTCAGTCTAATCATCTGTAAAATGTATTCAAGTTGTTTTTAACTTTCTCAAACGTCTGTGCAATCAAAGTTCAATTGCGTATTGAGTGGCAATAAGTTCTTTACCTGATAAAATGTAGAATGTAAACCTATTGTAGAAGAAAAGGTTTCACATTCTCTTATTAAGCTTTAGACACCTATTAgttttgtgaaaaataaaaaaaaagtaacgaAATGTTAGATCAAccactttggaaaattttttgtttttggttcatttaaaaattatccagaAACGATTGATTGTAGAGAAAAAAGATAAACGTGATTTTTGATGGAGGAGGTAAtttctgatgaaaaatatcttgTGACATGTTCTTTTAGAATCACTCATCACtaagaaaattccatttttcattttagacACAGTTATGAAAAACCCAATTTTTACTGGTTTTCCTCTGAATTAAGGAATAAATCTGTCGAGAATCTGTTGGTCTCGAGCCACGAAGTATTGAGCTCGATCAACTCTTCCTCCATGGGCAGTGTTTCATCATCAAAATCCCATAACGATCATGGAAATGAGGACGACAGTCGTCACGATAACATCGGTCGAGGCCACAATGATCACGAGAAAAATCATGGGGCGAGTCCCAATGCATCGCCCCAGCCCAGTCCCAAGAACACGAAGAGCAAGAAATTCCCTTGGAAAAGTCAAGGCTCGAGCAGTGGAAAGTCGGGGAGCAATGACCCCACTGATAGTTCGACGAAGACTGACGATCAGTCCACGGTGAGTCATCACTCCCCTTTTTGTCTCCCCCTTGGGGGAGATAATCTCAGTATCCAGAGGTTTTTGACGAAaatgtttttgaaaattggtGGCAAGAAAGGTCTTGTACAATTTTCCTGCAAAACCACTGATTAATCGAGTAATTGGACAATCAGAAtgaatgggaaatttttttcatggatgTTGAATATCCAAGAAATATTAACATCTTGATAAGAAATGTTTTGTAATTGGCAATATCagatcgaaaaaaattatccagtcAATTTTAGCTGTTTCCGTTCAATTTCtaaatatttgcaaaaaattgaaggtgaaaaattttttttttctctttccatTAAAATAAGAGTTGACGTTCATTTTCCCCAAATATCTTTCTGAGGACATTATTGAAATTGTATCAAGGAGACTGCGAAGGGTTCGTCCGATTCTACCGAGCACAGTCGCCCTGTTAACGAGGTCCGCAAGAGCGAGCGTTCAAAGAAAAAGTCATCCTGGTATAATGTCCTCTATCCCACGTACAAATCTCGATCTGAGGACTTTAAGAGGATCTTCAAGGATGTTCCAGACGATGAACGTCTCGTAGTAGGTCAGTAAAATCCAAGTCCATAATtaccaaaaacaaaaattagcGACAGAATTGGATATCGAAGCTAATTcactttttcaaattttacctTTTATGATATGATTGGGGAGTCTATGAGACCCCTGATCCCCTGCTGTCTCTTTACTCTTTTATTATCGTCATGGGATCATTGAAAAACTTTGTATGCCAGCGCAATTAAAtcgtttttcaatcatttttttcaattttcagatTATTCCTGTGCCTTACAAAGAGAAATATTGGTTCATGGCCGCTTATATGTCTCTCAAAACTACGTTTGCTTCTATGCTAATATATTCACGTGGGAGACAATCGTTTCTCTCAGGTGGAAAGACGTTGCCTCAATTACCAAAGAAAAGACAGCTCTCGTTATACCAAATGCAATATCAATATGTACAGAAACCGATAAATTCTTCTTGACTACGTTTGGCGCCAGGGATAAGAGCTATATGATGTTGTTTAAAATTTGGCAGAACGCGTTGATTGGTCAGGtaactattaaaaataatattatattattagaAATAACACTCAAAACACTCCTCGTAAAATGAATCATTTCTaaacaatttccaaaattttaaaaatgttgaaatttccatttctaACAATTAACTATTTTCCGTATGCTTGTACGTGATATTTTTGATAATGtgtgataaaagaaaaaaatgttacatATAGTTTTAATAACAAACTGGATTGTGTTCAGAGaacttttttttgtaaaactaATTTCTCTACAAATAAACGCGAAAGCAATAAAAGTTTATGTCTGATTTTCAAGCATTTTATCGCTATGTCATTCAATGTCATTCAATGTTAATTGAATTTCGCAATCAACGTCGGTAATTATTGTTTCGATTTTAGCCCATGAGCAATACTGAGATGTGGCAGCTAGTCCATACTTGTTACGGAGAGGAATTGGGCCTGACATCCGACGATGAGGATTATATATCTCCTTCTGCACAGGAAGAGGAGAAAATTCCGTCGAGATTATCAATAGAGTCGCTCTCAGAGGTAATTaacttttcattatttttaaagtAAAAGATTTGAGTCTGTCAAATGTCAAACTGCGTAGAGCAGTTAGAAAttacaattccatttttaaCTGTAAGGGTCATTTCACTCTTGTGGCCCCCACGTCATGAAGATCCGTTTGATCCTTATGACCCTGTCAGACCTTCATTTAGAACACCCAacgaaaattatataaaattaatcactCATCTATTTTCAGCCTGATCCACCGACCCCCGATCAGCCGACCTCTCCCTCCGTACCCACGACTTCTCCATCCTTTCCGCCTACTTCCACCGCTGACCTGAATCCAGAGGCAACAGATCAGAGTGACACGACCGAGAGCGACGCAGAAAAGCAAAACCTTCGTCTCGGTCTTTGTTCCCCTTCGGTCTGCACCTCGCCCCACGAGGGTCGAACAATAATAAACACAGCCCTTCCTATCCACATTGACCAGCTATTCACTCTTCTCTTTACAACCTCCAAGTTCTTCCTCGACTTCCACAGAGCCCGAAAAACCACTGATCTCATTCAGTCCGAGTGGACCCAACACTCCGAAACCAACAAGAAGATGAGAACAGTCTCTCTGACAGTCTCACTGACTCAGCCAGTTGGTCCCAGAAAGTCTCAGGTCACTGAGACTCAGATTATGCTGCCCTGCAGTCGTCCAGGTCACCGTTACTGCATTGACGTGGAGACAAACAACGCAGGGATACCCTATGCGGACTCCTTCAGTGTTTTCAACCATTTCTGCATTGCATACATGTCGGAATGCGAAACAAGTCTTCAGATATTTTccgaaattaaattcaagaagCACGTGTGGGCGGTGATGAGAGGATTAATCGAAAAGAACTGCTGGGCAGGgtttgtaataaattttcttcttctttcctCATATTATTAATTTGCTGCAAACGATTTTGAATGTTTTTGACtgaatttacaaatttttatggaattcatttttgggaaattttaaGGGGAGACTTCGACGTTTTTCTGTGATGAAAAGGACTCTTAATCATcttattctcaaaaaaatttcaatttaaatagtataatgaaattttcatttcaaatccCATAGATTGGATGAGTACTTCACCAGTCTCGTGAAGGCATTGAGTGTCAACTGCGAGGAAGCTTCAGCTGGTAGTGGAATAAAGAGGAAAACGAAACGGAGACGACGAGCTGTACCTGGTAATAATGTCCTTCAAGCACATCCACCAGATCTTTTGCCCCTCAATCTGACATCTGCAGCTACGGAATTACCATTAAATTCTGGGATAATCAAGCCGCGAGAGGAGCCTATCTCCATCATCAACTGGATTCTACTGATTGCTGTTCTGTGTTTGATGATTATTAATGGCCTGCTTTACTATAAATTGTGGGGCCTTGAGGATGCCGCTGCTTACACTGTGATGGATCTTCATGTGTTGAGGAA
This DNA window, taken from Diachasmimorpha longicaudata isolate KC_UGA_2023 chromosome 8, iyDiaLong2, whole genome shotgun sequence, encodes the following:
- the LOC135165126 gene encoding succinate dehydrogenase [ubiquinone] cytochrome b small subunit, mitochondrial, producing MAYLARCQVPRGVPAISKIINASSPGILVGQRSLQNVVKTYSSLVSNVRKSGVTALRPFNQNGKIGKVLIPFANQLRASSTGDHVKLWQMERVVAAAFIVLLPGVLMVQNIILDGLFAALLVMHAHWGLEAVILDYARPAVVGPLLPKILFAALYTMSIVTLAGLLALAYNGPGVGGAVKKFWAIGNK
- the LOC135165107 gene encoding protein Aster-B-like isoform X3; translation: MYCGQETLTDHPISNMNKSVENLLVSSHEVLSSINSSSMGSVSSSKSHNDHGNEDDSRHDNIGRGHNDHEKNHGASPNASPQPSPKNTKSKKFPWKSQGSSSGKSGSNDPTDSSTKTDDQSTETAKGSSDSTEHSRPVNEVRKSERSKKKSSWYNVLYPTYKSRSEDFKRIFKDVPDDERLVVDYSCALQREILVHGRLYVSQNYVCFYANIFTWETIVSLRWKDVASITKEKTALVIPNAISICTETDKFFLTTFGARDKSYMMLFKIWQNALIGQPMSNTEMWQLVHTCYGEELGLTSDDEDYISPSAQEEEKIPSRLSIESLSEPDPPTPDQPTSPSVPTTSPSFPPTSTADLNPEATDQSDTTESDAEKQNLRLGLCSPSVCTSPHEGRTIINTALPIHIDQLFTLLFTTSKFFLDFHRARKTTDLIQSEWTQHSETNKKMRTVSLTVSLTQPVGPRKSQVTETQIMLPCSRPGHRYCIDVETNNAGIPYADSFSVFNHFCIAYMSECETSLQIFSEIKFKKHVWAVMRGLIEKNCWAGLDEYFTSLVKALSVNCEEASAGSGIKRKTKRRRRAVPGNNVLQAHPPDLLPLNLTSAATELPLNSGIIKPREEPISIINWILLIAVLCLMIINGLLYYKLWGLEDAAAYTVMDLHVLRNTPKTEEDWVHLLQQQESLHNVEMRRWQRILQTAAQLLKQTEESLTELQKSMHPMATDKIFSVLKPSLKGLYGGEGAQRQRDEV
- the LOC135165107 gene encoding protein Aster-B-like isoform X2; the protein is MYCGQETLTDHPISNIHSYEKPNFYWFSSELRNKSVENLLVSSHEVLSSINSSSMGSVSSSKSHNDHGNEDDSRHDNIGRGHNDHEKNHGASPNASPQPSPKNTKSKKFPWKSQGSSSGKSGSNDPTDSSTKTDDQSTTAKGSSDSTEHSRPVNEVRKSERSKKKSSWYNVLYPTYKSRSEDFKRIFKDVPDDERLVVDYSCALQREILVHGRLYVSQNYVCFYANIFTWETIVSLRWKDVASITKEKTALVIPNAISICTETDKFFLTTFGARDKSYMMLFKIWQNALIGQPMSNTEMWQLVHTCYGEELGLTSDDEDYISPSAQEEEKIPSRLSIESLSEPDPPTPDQPTSPSVPTTSPSFPPTSTADLNPEATDQSDTTESDAEKQNLRLGLCSPSVCTSPHEGRTIINTALPIHIDQLFTLLFTTSKFFLDFHRARKTTDLIQSEWTQHSETNKKMRTVSLTVSLTQPVGPRKSQVTETQIMLPCSRPGHRYCIDVETNNAGIPYADSFSVFNHFCIAYMSECETSLQIFSEIKFKKHVWAVMRGLIEKNCWAGLDEYFTSLVKALSVNCEEASAGSGIKRKTKRRRRAVPGNNVLQAHPPDLLPLNLTSAATELPLNSGIIKPREEPISIINWILLIAVLCLMIINGLLYYKLWGLEDAAAYTVMDLHVLRNTPKTEEDWVHLLQQQESLHNVEMRRWQRILQTAAQLLKQTEESLTELQKSMHPMATDKIFSVLKPSLKGLYGGEGAQRQRDEV
- the LOC135165107 gene encoding protein Aster-B-like isoform X1, translated to MYCGQETLTDHPISNIHSYEKPNFYWFSSELRNKSVENLLVSSHEVLSSINSSSMGSVSSSKSHNDHGNEDDSRHDNIGRGHNDHEKNHGASPNASPQPSPKNTKSKKFPWKSQGSSSGKSGSNDPTDSSTKTDDQSTETAKGSSDSTEHSRPVNEVRKSERSKKKSSWYNVLYPTYKSRSEDFKRIFKDVPDDERLVVDYSCALQREILVHGRLYVSQNYVCFYANIFTWETIVSLRWKDVASITKEKTALVIPNAISICTETDKFFLTTFGARDKSYMMLFKIWQNALIGQPMSNTEMWQLVHTCYGEELGLTSDDEDYISPSAQEEEKIPSRLSIESLSEPDPPTPDQPTSPSVPTTSPSFPPTSTADLNPEATDQSDTTESDAEKQNLRLGLCSPSVCTSPHEGRTIINTALPIHIDQLFTLLFTTSKFFLDFHRARKTTDLIQSEWTQHSETNKKMRTVSLTVSLTQPVGPRKSQVTETQIMLPCSRPGHRYCIDVETNNAGIPYADSFSVFNHFCIAYMSECETSLQIFSEIKFKKHVWAVMRGLIEKNCWAGLDEYFTSLVKALSVNCEEASAGSGIKRKTKRRRRAVPGNNVLQAHPPDLLPLNLTSAATELPLNSGIIKPREEPISIINWILLIAVLCLMIINGLLYYKLWGLEDAAAYTVMDLHVLRNTPKTEEDWVHLLQQQESLHNVEMRRWQRILQTAAQLLKQTEESLTELQKSMHPMATDKIFSVLKPSLKGLYGGEGAQRQRDEV
- the LOC135165107 gene encoding protein Aster-B-like isoform X4; this encodes MGSVSSSKSHNDHGNEDDSRHDNIGRGHNDHEKNHGASPNASPQPSPKNTKSKKFPWKSQGSSSGKSGSNDPTDSSTKTDDQSTETAKGSSDSTEHSRPVNEVRKSERSKKKSSWYNVLYPTYKSRSEDFKRIFKDVPDDERLVVDYSCALQREILVHGRLYVSQNYVCFYANIFTWETIVSLRWKDVASITKEKTALVIPNAISICTETDKFFLTTFGARDKSYMMLFKIWQNALIGQPMSNTEMWQLVHTCYGEELGLTSDDEDYISPSAQEEEKIPSRLSIESLSEPDPPTPDQPTSPSVPTTSPSFPPTSTADLNPEATDQSDTTESDAEKQNLRLGLCSPSVCTSPHEGRTIINTALPIHIDQLFTLLFTTSKFFLDFHRARKTTDLIQSEWTQHSETNKKMRTVSLTVSLTQPVGPRKSQVTETQIMLPCSRPGHRYCIDVETNNAGIPYADSFSVFNHFCIAYMSECETSLQIFSEIKFKKHVWAVMRGLIEKNCWAGLDEYFTSLVKALSVNCEEASAGSGIKRKTKRRRRAVPGNNVLQAHPPDLLPLNLTSAATELPLNSGIIKPREEPISIINWILLIAVLCLMIINGLLYYKLWGLEDAAAYTVMDLHVLRNTPKTEEDWVHLLQQQESLHNVEMRRWQRILQTAAQLLKQTEESLTELQKSMHPMATDKIFSVLKPSLKGLYGGEGAQRQRDEV